Within Chitinivibrionia bacterium, the genomic segment TTTTTGACGTAATTCGCAAAAACGGCGCAAAAATCTTCTTGGATCTCAAACTCCACGACATTCCCAACACCGTGGCGCAGGCGGTAAATTCGGCGATTTTGCATAATGTCGATTATTTGACCATTCACACCATCGGCGGCGCGGAAATGATGAAAGCGGCGGCGGAAGCGGCAAAAAAATCGCCGAACGCGCCCCAAATTATCGGCGTTACCATTTTAACAAGCATTGACAAAAACGCAATGAACAACGAAATGGGAATTGCCGGCGAAGTCGATGAAAAAGTCGCAGATTTAGCGAAACTTGCCAACGAGTGCGGGCTCGACGGGATTGTATGCTCAGCGGCGGATTTGCCGAAAGTTAAGCCAATTCTTCCTGCGGATTTCACGATAATTACTCCGGGAATTCGTTTGGCGGGTGGAGATATTCAAGACCAAAAACGAATTGCAACGCCGCAAAATGCGATAGAAGACGGAGCGACTATTTTGGTTATCGGACGGGCAATTACGGGGGCGAAAGACCCTGCGGCGGCGGCAAAAGAGATTTTGGAGTCTATACATAAATAATCACCGTAGGGGCGTATTGCATACGCCCTGTTGTTTGTACGGCATTTGCGTATTTGGGCGTATGCAATACGCCCCTACGAAAAATCATTTGCGAGTTTAATGTAAAAAAACTACTCTTTGGGACAGTGTTCCGTGCTTTCGCGGGAAGCAAGAAGTTCGTCCCAAAACTGGACTTTGTTGCGACCGCTGCTTTTGGCGGCGTAGAGCGCTTTGTCGGCGTGTAAAATTGCCGCGTCGAGGTCGTAGTTTTCTATTTGCGCTATGCCGAAACTTGCCGATACGCTGATTGACAAATCGTTGTGTATAATCGGCTCCGCGCAGATAATTGTTCTTAGGCGCTCGGTCATTTCAGGCATACCTTTTCGGTCGGTTTCGGGGGCGTATATTATAAATTCTTCGCCGCCGTAGCGCGCAAATAAGTCGTATTGACGGATAACCGATTTTATGCGCAACGCCGTATCTGCAAGCACTCGGTCGCCGACAATGTGGGTGTAGGTGTCGTTTATGCTTTTGAACTTATCCAAATCAAAAATTATTATATAATCGGACTTTTTAGCACGCCGCGCACGCTCAATGTTGATTTTCGCCATATCCATAAAATGACGACGGTTGTAAGCTCCCGTCAGCGGGTCGGTTTTCGCATAACCTTCCAGAACCAGCTTTACCCGATTTAATTCGACGTTGTCGTGCACCACAAACATAACAAGCAAACTTATGAAAATCCCCGCGACAATAAGCGCAATATTTTCGAGGTAATTGTACCACGACCGACTTGACCAGATTTTCAGATGCCACTCGGCGTTGGCAATCAATATCGGGCTTTCGATAACGCGAGCGTTCCTGCCGACAGACCTTTTGCCGCCCGCTATTATTTGACGTTCGCCGTTATTGTCGGGATTTACTCTCCATAATTTATACGAAAAACCTTTGTTTTCTATAACGTTCAGAGCGGCGCTGTTTATAATTTCTTCAAATTTTAAGGCAACGGACACAAGCCCCCAAAATTCGGAAGCGCCACAGTAAGTTTCGAGATAAACAGGTAATCTTCCCGTAATAATATTAACGCCCTGCGCCGAATGGAACGGTCCCGCAAGCAACATTTCACCTTTTTCAATCGCCGCAATAGCCTCC encodes:
- the pyrF gene encoding orotidine-5'-phosphate decarboxylase, with protein sequence MISKNNIALALDNNDDLNEIVELINKTSESVGVYKVGLEQFIRFGDKLFDVIRKNGAKIFLDLKLHDIPNTVAQAVNSAILHNVDYLTIHTIGGAEMMKAAAEAAKKSPNAPQIIGVTILTSIDKNAMNNEMGIAGEVDEKVADLAKLANECGLDGIVCSAADLPKVKPILPADFTIITPGIRLAGGDIQDQKRIATPQNAIEDGATILVIGRAITGAKDPAAAAKEILESIHK
- a CDS encoding sensor domain-containing diguanylate cyclase, with amino-acid sequence MDKKKWSKNLFEKVAKKPSKFAIISFLCSLLLCSAFIFITVESREKIEASQMQHLMLDRSFRLKEVVGNLLYKNHSLALLARQGYDVSEKFETFAPLIFNDPALLNFVIAPNGVVSNVYPMEGNKAVLNWNFLDTTNPGNAEAIAAIEKGEMLLAGPFHSAQGVNIITGRLPVYLETYCGASEFWGLVSVALKFEEIINSAALNVIENKGFSYKLWRVNPDNNGERQIIAGGKRSVGRNARVIESPILIANAEWHLKIWSSRSWYNYLENIALIVAGIFISLLVMFVVHDNVELNRVKLVLEGYAKTDPLTGAYNRRHFMDMAKINIERARRAKKSDYIIIFDLDKFKSINDTYTHIVGDRVLADTALRIKSVIRQYDLFARYGGEEFIIYAPETDRKGMPEMTERLRTIICAEPIIHNDLSISVSASFGIAQIENYDLDAAILHADKALYAAKSSGRNKVQFWDELLASRESTEHCPKE